In Listeria cossartiae subsp. cossartiae, the DNA window GTTAGAAAAAAATAACAGTAAAAAAAGATAAGTGAACCCACTTATCTTTTTTATAGTGACTATTCTTCATCAAAAGCATCAATAGCTACAGGTAAAGCACTTATCACTGTGTTGCCGACTGCAGGAAGACCAACGAGAATGGCGCTAATAATTTCATCACGTGTCGCGCCGCTTGATTTCGCCATTTTCACATGGAAGGGTATTCCGCTTTCGAGGCGGGTGGCGGCCAAAACGGCAATGTATGCGAGTTCCTCTGTTTTCTTATCGAGCTTGCTTGCAGTATCTAATTTATGTACAGTTTCCATCCAAGCTGCTTGTACTTCAG includes these proteins:
- a CDS encoding carboxymuconolactone decarboxylase family protein — its product is MKVSKSFEVFAKEAPEVQAAWMETVHKLDTASKLDKKTEELAYIAVLAATRLESGIPFHVKMAKSSGATRDEIISAILVGLPAVGNTVISALPVAIDAFDEE